A stretch of the Oncorhynchus kisutch isolate 150728-3 unplaced genomic scaffold, Okis_V2 scaffold3960, whole genome shotgun sequence genome encodes the following:
- the LOC116372508 gene encoding serine/threonine-protein kinase pim-2-like, with protein MLCGDQPFNTRREIIYEEPYIKDQLSRHCVDLLRRCLAKRPRGRPTLDEMLLHPWLQPDTPPGSIRTRPLAPAGHAPRLQPDTPPGSIQTRPLAPAGHAPRLHPDPPPGSSEPDTPPGQTCSLSPEPDINIDF; from the exons ATGCTGTGTGGGGACCAGCCCTTCAACACACGACGAGAGATCATCTATGAAGAGCCTTACATCAAGGACCAACTGTCCAGAC ACTGTGTGGATCTGTTGAGGAGGTGTCTGGCGAAGCGACCCCGAGGACGGCCCACTCTGGACGAGATGTTACTCCACCCCTGGCTCCAGCCGGACACACCCCCTGGCTCCATCCGGACACGCCCCCTGGCTCCAGCCGGACACGCCCCCCGGCTCCAGCCGGACACGCCCCCCGGCTCCATCCAGACCCGCCCCCTGGCTCCAGCCGGACACGCCCCCCGGCTCCATCCAGACCCGCCCCCTGGCTCCAGTGAACCGGACACTCCCCCTGGACAGACCTGCAGCTTGTCACCTGAACCCGACATAAACATAGATTTCTAA